The sequence below is a genomic window from Primulina huaijiensis isolate GDHJ02 unplaced genomic scaffold, ASM1229523v2 scaffold6295, whole genome shotgun sequence.
TGAGTTGTTTGGCGGAGTTTGACATGGATATACAAATTTGTTTTAGCGGTAGGAATTGTGATTTGTAAAATTTCGGGTTATTGTCATTTCGTTTTATGAAATTCTTTTGATTATAgtgtatacatacatacattgGATTCATTCAATCTCATTTGTCGTCCCATCCAATCGATTtaagattaaaaaatatatcatagtTGATATGATTTTCGGAAAATCCCACGTTTATGCTTGATTGTTTCTTACGTTAGAGTTATAGGGAGAGtgatatatttcaatttatgtGAATGGCGGAGACATAGATTCGTGATTAGATTGCAATCATAGTATCCGAAATTCTAAATTACGGAATAGATCAGAAATACGGCGCAAACATAATATTTCAAAAGTTTGTAACGGTGGTTTATAACTCATctatattaaagttttaattttgaGACCATGTATCAAATTTAAGATCCAATTACAATAAATATATCCCcaacttataaaaaaatcaaatatcaactAAATTGAGTTCAAAttcaataagaaaaaaaattaaaaatagtgCGAGATTAATAAAGGATGGAATATACTAAAGTAATGTTTGGTTCAAGTACTTGTAAGTACTAATATAAATAGTCCTATCATATCACTTGTTTCATACAAGTATTATTTATctcgatcaatcaaattattaattatttatttcacatcaatcaaattcgtaataatttatctcacatcaatcaaatcaataatataaaattacgatattatccttaataaataatattattaatattatattaatattttcaacaattacaaaatgataatatcatattatctcaaatttaatcaatcaaattaattaaatcaaacactatattaactatcattttctatttattttattattacaaaatattacttatcttTATACTATATATCTCATACCATCCACCAAACTTTAACTAATACTATTAATGCGAAGAAAGATCTAAAATAATACCCCTTAGTGGGCCTTCACTCTGGACTACAAAATTAAGGTGCAGCGGTATGTGTTTGGGTCTTAGGCGTGTTAAATTGGTCAAGAATCCGCCATCGCCAGGCTCAATTGTAATTTTCCCTTCACCTCCcgattctttttctttttctttttatatccCCATTTCtgtatatttttctctcaatattTAGGCTTTTTCTTCAATCTGTCAACTTCGAAGTTCTGACCAAACTGCAATTGGGGCCAACAGTATACCGACGCCAACTTGAAGAAGCAGAAAGGTAGGTTGTATCTTTGtagctttgattttttttttttatttcaattttgtgAAGTCGTGACAAATTTGCGGGGATTCTTTCAGGTAAAAAAACTAGCGGTGTATTTGAAGTGGTCGAAATGTCTGCATCGCCCGTAAATTCTGGTGCATTGGTTACTTTGAAAGAATTAAAACCGTCGTCGCCAAACTTCAATCCAGGTGGCGCCTTTCGCGTTACTGGAAAGTGGGTATTCTGTCATATCTTTTCTCCGTTAATGTGCTTCTACAATACATCTCAAGCTAAATTTGTTTAGTGTCACACAAAGTGTTACGAGGCGACAGGATATTGGCGTAATTGAATTTAATAGAACCTTTCTGGCAATATGGAAGGAGATGGAGGCTAATTGTCCCTTCGATTCGAGCCCCCTTTCACGGATGTTAAACGGTGAAGTAATTTTTTGGATTTATGCGCCTTTTGAGTCTCGAATGGTACTGGCAACTTTCTTAGATATATAACATTTTAACAAAACTTCGAGTTAGTGGGAGGTGCACCAACAGTAGTTTGCTCGCTACTCAGGAGTAAGCCTTGAATTCATATATATTCGTTGGGTGCTGGGAAACAAAATTTTAGAATTAAGCCTATAAGGTACATAATAATATATGTTGTACAATACACGCATCTCTAGAATGATATTATATTGCCCACTTTGGGCATAAACTCATGTGGATTTGTTTTTGGACTTTAGTCAAAAAGACTTGATCTTCTTCATGTATTTTCAATGTGAGGCTTTAGTTGAATTTTCAATACTCCTCATTTCAAAAGAAGCACCGGCATTCTTCTCATGGTCCGGGCATCTCCTCAATCCCATCCGCCCATCCTCGAGCCACTCTTCTCTAATGCGTTGGGAGCGCACGTTTTATGTGAAATACTTGGAGTACCCACCTCTCATCGTGGATTTACTGATAGCCTTCACCTCCTTCGTTTTAAGTATCCGAGGATTCCACATACATTGTTTGATGTCGATCATGGCTCTGATACACAATGAAAATTATGTATCATGACTTTTGAATTTGTAATCTTGtggctctgatatcatgttCATTACGACTCTCTCGAAAACTTTGAGCTCCGGAACATCGGGTGTCAACAGTTTTATACAGTTAACAAGCTCTATGAGTGTGCTTTGGAATGTCTATTCAGTTTTCTCATTGACCTTTTGTTTTTTATGCTCTATGCTTACAAATATAGCTTGTTGCATGATTTAAGCCAACGATATGAATAATGAGGTGGCTTCTGTGgtttgtggaagaaaacattatAGGCGCACTTTGCAAACAATGCATTACATATGGTCCAGTTTTAGACTATTCTAGCTACTAGTTAGCGTCAGTTTTATATCTTCTCAAACGTGTAGTCTGGTTTTCCTTCATTGTAAagttagaaaaaaaattgatggatTTCCCAAATGAATCTTTCATGATTGATCTAGTCAGCCTTCCTACCAAAGAGCAATTATTATCCTTCTAGGGCAACGATTGAAACATGATGTTTCAAACAACATTAAGAACAGAGCCATACCATACCCTCCTCGGGAAAAACTAGTGATGATTGTCATCAATGTTATCCTCAAGGACGTGTACAAGATGGCTATTTGGGTTAGCCATTTTCGTTATTACTTTCCGAGTCCAGGGGACTATTGCTGCGGTTGGTCAAAATAGAAAAAGGACGAGCTGTTAACATGAAACGAGCCTATCTTTCCTTGTTGCGGCATTCACCTGAAGTAATTTTTGACTCTTCCCAAGAAAAATATATGCCGATTGATGTATGATTTAGAAGACTTGAGATGCATCATTATCATTAATTATAAGTGCTTGCCATTACGAATTGTATCAGGGCCATGGACTAGTGTTCGATTTTCATGAGTTGTAGGTTAATTCGTGTGACAGTAATGTCAAGGGTGAGTAACCATCACTACTAGAGGAGCAATCCAAATGTAGTGTCTGGGTTGATATATGGACTAAAATAATTGAGCTACAATATATTTTGCAAACCGGCAAGCTCTTGATTCTTACTTATTTTGAAACTCAGTTATGTTGCTGTAGCCTACTTTTCATTATCATTAAGAATATCGAGTGTATTTTCCCCTCCTAGGTTGCAAGAATATACTTTGGAAACCGCAGTGGCTGTAATAATCGATGGAAATGCTAGCTTAAAAGTTGATACTCAGCACTTGAACCTCAATCTTCGACCTGGTTCTCTCTATCAATTTATTGGAGAACTTCATATTGAACCCAGTAATGAGGTAATTAATTTAGATTTTAATGAAGTTTAAGCAAGGATAACTTGCATCTTGGCAGCGGCAGAGCGAGAGGGTCTAGCAAGATCAGCCGTCACTCATGCTATCCATATTacatttttctttatatatttaTACTTGTCTTGTAACATAtagcttaaatttttttctgcTCCCCCTCCCAAGGTTCTTAGAaatcttaaacatttaatatCTCCTCCCTGTATATTGATTTCTTCTCCATGGGTGCACTTCACGTGTAGCCATCATGCTTCACATCTTAACAAATTGTCTTACAGGATTAGTATTTTTTTCCAGGCAATTCTGAAAGCTCGAGTTGGCAGAAATGTGGATGGATTGGACCTGAACCTCTACCTTCAGTCTATACAACTTTTGAGAGAGTTTCAAGCCGCACAGATCAGTAGTTGGACAGCTTAATTTTCGGGGAGACTTGTTCAAGATATTCAGTTCACTTGGTCATGTTTACCAATAGCAGGATGTGAATCCCTGCTTCATTTTCTGGAATTCTAGTTATTAAAATCTGCAAGCTttgattgaaaaaattaaaattatttagggagtatttgtaaaatattatactTTTATAGTAGTGATTAAGTTAAAACGTGGAAAAAATCAGAAACAAgtagtatttgaaaataaaagtgaaaagttgaaattttgtACACcagaatatacaataaataagtaatttttatacttattttttaataaaataacaaaataccTTTGTTAAGAAATACATTTTTCTCaccatttatttaaatgaatgtaaaaagataattttttattagataaaaatatttatttaagataataatgtttagatattttttcaattatttaccataatattatattcattttttaaGAATTATATAATCGTATTCAGCATTAACTAccttatatgattttataaattgaaataagtaaaactgttttttttaaatgaccAGTGTAGAATCACTCTTTTTGGTGATTATTTTTTTGAGTAGggtttgaaaatataaatatgcaAGACTAGATTAAAGTATTTGTTcggaaaaaaaacataaatatacaCTACTCTCCCAAATTTTATGTCATGCaagaacattttttttttatttactaaaataatataggtaaatttcatgtttaaatatataaaatccatcaaaaaatgaaatttaaaaaatatattttactgaTATTTGACAGttcaataataaattaaaatataccgACATATTTGACTTGTTGAGGTATGGAGTATACGTAACAAGAAGTAAAGACAAAAGCCACGTGTTATTATTAGTAGATAAAACTACACATGTCTTAAATCCATCCAACCATAGGTTCGGGGACACGTTATCAGACCAATTGGACCGCCCTTTCccacaataataaaataataataacatatctAAACAAACTTCCGCTTCCAATTTAGGTCATAAGGTCAcgagatatttttttataaaaaaattttttagtaatttttcatGGCTGCAAGTGTCCAATTACTGGACCATTTAAGAATTCCGGAGAAGGGATATCAATTtgtacatattttttaaaagtttattttcaattttttttgcatATCGATGGTAAGTAAGACTTCATTTTTATCTAAATTTCAAAATGCAAGTTTATAaatacttttatattttaatataagttGAGCatgtcatttaaaaaaaaaagagttagaTCGATGTTATATAACCAATTCTTTCGTCAGCATTTTGTGATAAGTCAAGAGAATAGATCGGGAGTCAAGAAATTGGACCATGCACCAGATCAAATCTCGGACATTCGGGGATCATTCACGAAGACTGCCAGGTTGTACCTATTCCGTAGTTGATGGTCCATTGAAGTTTGAGCTGCATTCATTTATTCGTTTTTGTTGCTGTTTAAGACAATGGCCATGGCAGCCGGCCCACATGTGATCGTAACGTTTTCGGTTCTCTCTCTCCAACCAGTAGATTGGTTCCCATAATCTGTCATCTCCCACTGTTCCTAAAAGTGTGCTTTGCtcttacaaaatattatctttTGATATCTATCCATTCTTTTCCTCGATTTCTCATCAAATCTGTTGACTGAATCAAGAAATTACAGCAAAATCTACACTTTCTGAATTTTTTCCCAATGAAATCAAACAGACCATGGTGAGTTAATGGAACCCTTTTAGCAGAAGAATTAATTGTTTAGACTGAATTcctgaagttttttttttctggttTGGCCTCTTGATTAGCTAGTTTACCACCCACCATCTTTACCTTTTATCTTTTGGTTATCAAATCTGCATACGATTACTTGTATCAGCAACAGTTGCACACTTTAATATGTTATAGACTTATAGTGATAGAACTTatgttattttttcttttaatattaaTTGTGGTTTCGATATTTGCATCAGCAAGATAAAGTTTGAAGCTTTTGATATATATGTAAGCAAATTTGTGGTGTTGGGGGAAGAGACTTTTATCTGTGTAATTTACTGTATTGTGTACATTTGTATGTCGCAGGTTTTGATTGCATTTAAGGCATCCAAACCAAATTCTGAACTACGCTTCTTTTGCAAGATCGAGTTCGGATTCCTGAACTCACAAGATTTATCTGCCATCTCTTGTTTTCCGATATTACGAAAGCGTTTTTACATCTTATTTTAAGTATTAGTTCCCCTTTTTCTTTCTGTTCTGCCACTCCACTTGCACTTTAGTGTCACCTTTTCTTGATTAGCCATTAATGAGGCTTAAAGTTGTGCCTGCTAGCGTAGAATTTTCACTTCATACACTTAAAGCGTGTGCTCCTTTTGTCCCAATTCCTCGTTTTTCCTCTACAAACTCGAGAAAGGATGGAAGGGATCGAACAGTCCCCACCATTGCTCGTACCCATCCATTTGTGTTCAGAAACCCCCCGAAGTCTCAAGCTTCGAACAAGAAAGCTTGCAGAGATAGCACCGTTCAATGTTCTTTTTCGGGTTTTGACAAAATGTATGATGAGGAATCATCCCATCATGTCCAAGGATTGACTAAAAGTTTCGGCTTATCAGAGAGTGAAGGGCATGTGAACAGATTTCGTCGATCCATACCCAAGACAAAAGGTGATCAAGATTCATTCTTGAATTCGCGATTTGATTTCTTGGAACCCATGATGCTTGGGATCAAGCCAGAAGTCCCAGATTGGCCAGATCGACAGACTGCTATTCGAGCAACTATTGAACAAAAAGCCAAGTGTTTTGATATCCCGTTGTCTTTGAGGATTATAAAGAAGAAAATACAATGTGAAGGGGGTTTTAAAGATTTTACTGAATGTAAAGGTTCTGATTATTGCTCGGTGAAGGCAGCTTTTTCGTCTATGGTTTTCATCATAGGCCAACTTCAGAGCTATGCCTTGCATATGAGAGGATCTCTGTGCCATGAAGATCTAGAAATTGCTATCGCTAAAGTTCAGAAAGAAATGCATTCATCATTTGCATGGCTGTTTCAACAAGTGTTTTCAAACACACCATCTTTGATGATCCATATTATGATCCTTGCAGCGAATTTTGGAACCTTTTCTGCTTCTAGAACAGGGATTTTGCCATCTGGAGCATTGAAGTGTGATGAAGAGATCGACTTACCAGTACCATCAATTTCAATCTCTCAACTTGGTGGAGGAACTTTCCATGGAAATGAAGCAACACAAATGCAAGAATTTGAGGGAGAGGTTATCGATCACGAAAATATCCAAAGCTTCATCTCGCCAGTGTCACTGAACGTGGAGTCGGGTGGCAATGAAGTATATCATAGGACTGATCTTCTATACCAGATGAACTTGTCTCGTGAACCTAACAACCCTCTTTTGCTCTGCAATTATGGGCAGTTCTTGCAGCTCGTTGCTCATGATTATGACAGGTAATCTTGAAAATCCCTTGGTCGTTTTTGACAAAAAATATGATATCTTGTATTGAAACTGTCTCTGAACTTGCATGTGTCACAAATGCGTATTACATGTATTTGTCGACTTAATATTTCAAACTGATTTTCCATCATTGTGCAACATAGGGCGGAGGAATGTTACAAGCGGGCAGTACAAGTAATGCCACCGGACGCAGAGGCCCTGAGCCTGTATGCGAACTTCTTGTGGATGGTGCGAAGGGATTTGTGGGAAGCGGAAGAAAGGTTTTTACAAGCTTTGGCTGCTGAGCCCGATAACTCTTATTACGCTTCGAGGTATGCTAATTTCTTGTGGAGTACTGGTGGTGAAGAAACCTGTTATCCTATTAGCGATTTACCTGACCCAATCTTGTAGAGACTAATGTAATACTCTTGTAAAAGAAACTAAAAACTTAAATAAAGTTGCAAATGGCCAACATCGAAGTAGTGGTTCGTTTCACACGACTTGGGTTCTCAAATATAGCAATGGGTAAGTGAATCAGTTTCGCATATGCGCAAAGAAAGATGTAATGGTTTTCATCCACATCCACTTCTTGGATTTGGGCGAGCAGGCTAAATACAGTTCTACTCCTTTAGACAAATACGTCAACCAGCGTAAATATGATCGTACATCATCTTAATTCCACAGCCCATTGTTCCGAGTTCATGATAAAAGAAACATTGTTTTCAAGTTCTTGTGAGCAAAGTGTTGTATGGTTGGAATTTAAATCACCCGTTTTATATTTGAGTAAACTCACTATTGTTTTCATTTCTACGCATTGAAATCGAAGACCTTAACCTTCTTTGATAAAGATAAGAGCAGTGAGATGTCGCTTTATTTTTAGGACACTTTCtctttatgttttaaaataacatgTTCGATTGTgcgaatttcaaataaaaatatgtgaaggTACGCCAACTAATTAATCGAGGAAGGAAATGTTGCTTCTGTACAATAGACTCAATCAAtctgtttttttaatatatttttgctAATAAAGCGCCAGAATGTCGAGTCCGGTTTCCATGTCACGGGGAGGGAATATATTACATCATTTAAGGGAACCGATATTCGTACTCTATTTCAAAGTAAAAATCTACTAAAACTGCACTAATTATACCAAGTAAATGTGGTACATTCTGTTTATACCACTAAATGAATAACTAATAAGACGTGGAATAAGACTGTCCAATGTGGAATATGATGATGTTATCGACAGCATCGTCACCAAAACCAGCTAACACGGCTATCAATGGCCTTGACTGAAGTGGATACCAAAGGCATTCCACCATACTCGACCGAGAAACGATTGACGCAATGTGATCTTCTTGAATTATGGCCTCCCAAGCTACTAATCCCAGTGGAGCCAATCTCATGCATTTTACCTAAATTATAGCACGAGGTGGGAAACATTAATATGCGATTTTCCCATGGACATTACACTGTTCTAAGTGATGTGAAACTTCATGAGATTTTGTTTCCCAATCACCAACATGTGGGAGAAAACCAAGAAATGAAAGTTGCATTGGTTGTTTTTAGACATGAGGTTAAGCACTTGCAGTAATTGTTATTCTTGGAATCGTAACTTTTAGAAGGATTTCATGCAAAAAAAACATTATGGGAAATCATACTCCTTCCCGAATATGTGGTTGTATATTGACCACACAAAGGAGAATCATCTTATATAACACCAAAGCTCCGTAAGACCATAACCACAAAAAGAACAGGCTGGGAAATAACTGAACAAAAAAAGTGGAATATAAACAAGCCGACGAAGTGTTTCAATCCAAAACTATAACAGTTAAAGgccaaataacaaatataaacctTAAGCACACCATTTTAAAAAGGAATGAACTAACGCTTTCAGGCAGAAAGAAGACtgagcaaaaaaaataaaaattacctTTCGCCCAAATAGGCGGAGCACGAGTAGCATTTGCAACGAGGAAAGACATTGCAATATCTTCACAATTTCTAATAGATCCATACACATTGATTAGAAGCTTTCAGATTTGCAAAAAGAGAAACTGAGGTTGCGTTTGGATAGATGAATTCAAATTTAtggatttcaaatgtatttttattgtttagagAGAAGTGAGAccataaactttaaattcacCATAACATATTTATATAGTATTTCATATTAATTACGACAGATTTCAAGTTTCCCCATTTATAGTGTCATTTGAAATACATCATAATTTGTACTAATAATGTGTAAACAAAGAAGATataaatttaagatttgatccattatttcattgtaaataataaaactataatcgaaatCCATTGATTCCAAACTCTCCTCCCCGTACGCAACCTGAAGAaagttgaaaataattttagtttGATAAGAACCTGTTCTTGGTAACAAATTCTCGAATGGAAGAAGGCATCTCGTAAGTATACATGTTTAGATATTTCTTATGCAAGAAGGCAGCCTTTGAGAGGATCATACTGTATGTCCCAGTCCACCAAACAGACCACCATCCACTGTAAATATAAGTGTCCTGATCACCTTTCTGTGACAAAGAAAAAGATCAGTTAAAAGTGCTGCTCAAAACATGATCTAAAGCAACTCTTCAGACATTTTTAGTAACGTTTTCTACAACCAAATGATAGGGGGTGATCCCATGCTGCAGAGAAATTTACATATCAATCTGAGCTCTGGTGAAGTGGGCTTACACAGATGCACTGATCAAGAATTGTTAGCGtgcagaaaagaaaaaaaaatactcttATACGATATTAAAAACCTGTTGTCATATGGACAATGTGATTACATGGGTATACAGCTCAATCTTTACATCATTGTAAACTGGAAATGTATCAGAAAACTGAAGGAACATGCAGACTTGATCATTGGAACGCCACTAAACGATTTTCCAACTTACAACAAGCGGATGAAATATGGAGAATTCAAATAAAGGAAATGAAGTTAGCAGTGCAAAGGCTTAAAAATATAACCTGTTGTGGAAAAAGTATAAGCTTCAAAGTGGCATATTTTGTTGGTTTATTTTACCTAACCTTAAGTTGTTGCATTAATAAATGAAGCACGTAGTAAAAGCACAAACCGTTTTATCGACCCAATGAATGCGAGGCACAAATCCCACCATTGTGTCTGGTGCACTTTGCCAGGTCCTGAATGCAAATTCTACTGTTGTGCAAGCgaatataatatcatcatcaATGGAAAAAACCACATCTGACTTCAAATCCTTGATTTCTTTAAATCTGTTGTTCAAACTGTCTTCTACatttatatcaaatttcaaCTCAATTTCTCGACCACCTTTTGAATTCTGCTTGACCACATGTGTAAGAAAATTGACAAGAGAATCTGAAGGAGGGTCAGGCTCACTCCATACTATATGGACGGAATCAAGCCCAGGACATGATGCATAATGAGATATGGACTGCTTCAGAAGATCATTTCTTTTCCATGTGTTCATCAATATGGTATATCCTTTCCTATACAACGGATTACATCCGAATTAGCATGAGGTGGCCAATTACAACAGTTGAATTTGATATCGTATATACAGTCATCTCAAATTCCTGAATAAACCACTAAAAAATCCAATAAAAAAATGCTTGAACCTTATGCTTCCGAGTCAAAGTAAATAAAATCGTGTCAACTGATTtgaatgattattaaaattcATTGAAAAAGAACAACACAGACGTTTAATAGCAACAGATGATAATATGCTCCTAAAGCAAGGACAtggaaatataatgattttattGGCTGTCATAACTCTAGTCACCAAGCAAGTACAACAAACAAAGAAATACTTTTTGACCAGCTCTTCCTCATTCTAAAAAGACTCATCCCGCTTCATTCATTAAAAGACCATTCCTAACTAACTCTTCCTTGGTAAGAGTACCAACAAATAAGTGAAGTGTCTCAGGTAGTCGCGTCTATAAGAGCTTTGCAATTTGCATATAGCAGACGACATGAAAGCAAATGCTTTGTGCaacaaaaaatatagagagaacaCCCTGACATCAAAGTGGGTTGTTTCTTGGACAATTTCTTGCCATTCTCTTTGTTCTTGCAAACGCAGAATATATATGGGTTTAATTTTCAATAACGTAAAGTAAATCAAAAGGCTAATTAATAGTTTCCAAGTGAACTATAGATGAATATTGATTATCAGTCGCTAAATGTCATTGCTGCAAATGGAAACTCTAAATGCTACTATGAGAAGACATCTCCCAAATTAGTAACAGAGAAAAGTAATGTTTTTCCTGAAAAAAGCCAACCATCATAGTAAAGACGAACATAGATCAATTGTTCGGTTAAGCAACCAAAAACAAGATAAAAACAACGACAAAAAAATAATGAGATTTCACAGCATTTACTACCCCAATCCAACGACTGAACACACAT
It includes:
- the LOC140970524 gene encoding CST complex subunit TEN1 gives rise to the protein MSASPVNSGALVTLKELKPSSPNFNPGGAFRVTGKLQEYTLETAVAVIIDGNASLKVDTQHLNLNLRPGSLYQFIGELHIEPSNEAILKARVGRNVDGLDLNLYLQSIQLLREFQAAQISSWTA
- the LOC140970513 gene encoding uncharacterized protein — encoded protein: MRLKVVPASVEFSLHTLKACAPFVPIPRFSSTNSRKDGRDRTVPTIARTHPFVFRNPPKSQASNKKACRDSTVQCSFSGFDKMYDEESSHHVQGLTKSFGLSESEGHVNRFRRSIPKTKGDQDSFLNSRFDFLEPMMLGIKPEVPDWPDRQTAIRATIEQKAKCFDIPLSLRIIKKKIQCEGGFKDFTECKGSDYCSVKAAFSSMVFIIGQLQSYALHMRGSLCHEDLEIAIAKVQKEMHSSFAWLFQQVFSNTPSLMIHIMILAANFGTFSASRTGILPSGALKCDEEIDLPVPSISISQLGGGTFHGNEATQMQEFEGEVIDHENIQSFISPVSLNVESGGNEVYHRTDLLYQMNLSREPNNPLLLCNYGQFLQLVAHDYDRAEECYKRAVQVMPPDAEALSLYANFLWMVRRDLWEAEERFLQALAAEPDNSYYASRYANFLWSTGGEETCYPISDLPDPIL
- the LOC140970502 gene encoding glycosylinositol phosphorylceramide mannosyl transferase 1-like, producing the protein MRSSLFSRRTIRQGAVLAVGSSKIKLLLACCVILSFIAFSGRTASFMGWEHNDAALYHSSLPRKGYTILMNTWKRNDLLKQSISHYASCPGLDSVHIVWSEPDPPSDSLVNFLTHVVKQNSKGGREIELKFDINVEDSLNNRFKEIKDLKSDVVFSIDDDIIFACTTVEFAFRTWQSAPDTMVGFVPRIHWVDKTKGDQDTYIYSGWWSVWWTGTYSMILSKAAFLHKKYLNMYTYEMPSSIREFVTKNRNCEDIAMSFLVANATRAPPIWAKGKMHEIGSTGISSLGGHNSRRSHCVNRFSVEYGGMPLVSTSVKAIDSRVSWFW